Proteins encoded by one window of Aphis gossypii isolate Hap1 chromosome X, ASM2018417v2, whole genome shotgun sequence:
- the LOC126551917 gene encoding uncharacterized protein LOC126551917 yields MLAVELYAIISSEKTVLEFLQKNKLLPQNNETNLCHKCHGETKMYMRKKRLTTGEIREISTIRCITKGCQTYKSIRSTNGFFTYTDLNARCNSNLSLGQILELIYYWSQDLPIKTVSDLTGRSNATIVDWFNLCRDVCCSLFEKREKMGGQNIVVQIDESLLRGRRKYNRGRLLLGDLRHEQVQDNSADFHSDSDQENQINLANSPTSNRNYGRRLEGPWVFGLCSKIGDNLERRFFVVEKRDRETLIPIIEKEILPGSIIMSDEWRAYSCLKNIGYDHRTVNHSKNFVDPTTGAHTQAIECSWGVLKTKILRKMHGTSAEMLPRHLIEAWYRSINRQDTIFLKFLSDVQKVYCQT; encoded by the coding sequence atgttggCAGTCGAATTGTATGCGATTATTTCTTCTGAAAAAAcagtattagaatttttacaaaagaaTAAACTATTACCACAAAATAACGAAACTAATTTATGCCATAAATGTCATGGTGAAACAAAGATGTACATGAGGAAAAAAAGATTGACTACGGGTGAAATTCGAGAGATCAGCACTATACGATGTATCACAAAAGGATGTCAGACATATAAATCAATTCGATCAACAAATGGATTTTTTACATACACTGATCTTAATGCACGATGCAATTCTAATCTCAGTTTGGGCCAAATACTagaacttatttattattggtcACAAGATTTACCCATAAAAACTGTTTCTGATTTGACGGGCCGTTCAAATGCAACCATTGTTGACTGGTTTAATTTATGTAGAGACGTGTGTTgttcattatttgaaaaacgtGAAAAGATGGGAGGACAAAATATAGTGGTGCAAATTGATGAATCGTTATTGAGAGGAAGAAGAAAGTATAACCGAGGAAGACTGCTGCTAGGTGATCTGCGTCATGAACAAGTACAAGATAACTCAGCAGACTTCCATTCTGACAGTGATcaagaaaatcaaataaaccTAGCTAATTCACCTACATCAAACAGAAATTATGGTCGTCGACTAGAAGGACCCTGGGTATTCGGATTATGTAGTAAAATCGGAGATAATTTGGAACGAAGATTTTTTGTTGTAGAAAAACGTGATAGAGAAACTTTAATTCCGATTAtcgaaaaagaaatattacctGGTTCTATTATAATGTCAGATGAATGGAGAGCATAttcttgtttaaaaaatataggctATGATCATAGAACAGTAAAccattcaaaaaattttgttgaTCCAACTACTGGAGCTCACACACAAGCAATTGAATGTTCATGGGgagtattaaaaactaaaatcctTCGAAAAATGCATGGAACATCAGCTGAAATGTTGCCACGTCATTTAATTGAGGCATGGTATCGATCTATCAACAGGcaagatacaatttttttaaaatttttaagcgaTGTACAAAAAGTGTATTgccaaacataa
- the LOC126551943 gene encoding uncharacterized protein LOC126551943 — MVSLQKDVNVIKIDVMKNQNLIAEVIDRQNHQTTQNQTVENITRSNLKIPLQTMEQLDSLEANEEFKQILANVIPRNGKSFDSKRTTYQIMKIVFENRMAEGLNMEGRGEKRALGKMEICTIIIDAVKFMFPEESLKLIKIHMGDWLKQAPKRKSQ, encoded by the exons ATGGTTTCCCTTCAAAAGGatgtaaatgttataaaaattgatgtgatgaaaaatcaaaatttaatagcaGAAGTAATTGACAGACAAAACCACCAAACAACTCAAAATCAAACAGTTGAAAACATAACTcggtcaaatttaaaaataccgtTACAGACCATGGAACAACTTGACAGTCTTGAAGCCAATGaagaatttaaacaaatctta GCTAATGTTATTCCCAGAAATGGAAAGTCATTTGACTCAAAAAGAACAACTTATCAAATAATGAagatagtttttgaaaatcgcATGGCTGAAGGATTGAACATGGAAGGAAGAGGAGAGAAGCGAGCACTTGGAAAAATGGAAatttgtacaattataatag atGCTGTGAAGTTCATGTTTCCTGAAGAATCACTGAAActgattaaaatacatatgggTGATTGGCTAAAGCAGGCTCCTAAGAGGAAATCCCAATAA